The region GGGGTCCCCTGTGCTGATGACATTTAGAATGGAAAGCAAGTGCTATTTTGAAGATGACTCAGTCTGAGGAGGCGCTAGTTTTCTCAAGCAAACACTTTTGTAACACCCTTCCAGCCAAAACTCTGAGCTAACGTAGAAGGGTGAGTCCTGTCTTTCTCCTTGCTATCCACTTTGCATGTGGCCCAGCAGGGATGGTGACATTGCTGAGGGTGGACAATCTATACCTGTCCTCTTCTCTCCCAAACTCCAAAAATGTAAGTGCCCTAAGGGCAAgaggtctttatttattttgagacagggtctgtctgtcactcagggtggagtgcagtggcacgatctcggctcactgcagcctggaactcctaggctcaagcgatcctccctcctctgcctcctgagtagctgggaacacaagcGAGggccaccgccacgcctggctaattcaaaaaaagaaattttgtagagacagagtctcgctctgttgccgaggctggtctgtaactcctgggctcaagtgatcctcccacctcagcctcccagtgttaggatcacagccgtgagccactggaccaaaaaaaagagaaacctaaTATACAAAACAACAGCAGGGTGCTATggccctagcactttgggaggctgaggcaggcagattgcaggcaggagtttgaggccagcctgagcaacatctttttcttttctttctttctttattttattttatttatttatttatttatttatttattgagacgcagtctccctctgttgcccaggctggagtgcactggcacaatcttggctcactgcaacctctgcctcctgggttcaagcgattctcccgcctcagcctcctgaatagctgggactacaggcagatgccaccacgcccagctaatttttgtatttttagtagagatgtggtttcactatattggccaggctggtctcgaactcctgaccttgtgatctgcctgccttggcctcccaaagtgctgggattacaggagcgagccactgcgcacggcctcttttttttccttctgagacacagtcttgttctgttgcccaggctggagtgaagtggcacgatcttggctgactgtaacctctgcctcctgggttccagcgattctctcgcctcagcctcctgagtagctgggattacaggcggatgccaccgtgcccagctaacttttgtatttttagtagagacggtgttttaccatgttggccaggctggtcttgaacgcctgacctcaagttgtCCGCCTGCCTCGGTGTCAGAGGTGcatgaaccagagcaactctatcttgaataggagctgggtaaaatgaggccgagacctactgggctgcattcccagacggttaaGACATTCTAAGTCACAAGATAAGATAGGTCGgtacaagatacaggtcataaagaccttgctgataaaacaggttgcagtaagaaAGCCgactaaaacccaccaaaaccaagatggccactagagtgacctctggttgtcctcactgctgcaCTCCTACCAGTGCCATGGCAACGGCAGGAAGTTACcgtatatggtctaaaaaggggaggcatgaataatccgcCCCTTGCTTAGCagatcatcaagaaataaccagaaaaatgggcaaccagcattaagttcctttactttcctaacaaacttgctttcactttatgacctcgccctgaattctttttttttttttttttttttgagacggagtcttgttctgttcccaggctggagtgcagtggcctgatcttggctcactgcagcctccgcctcctgggttctcctgcctcagcttcccgagtagctgggattacaggcgcgcaccaccacgcctgcctaatttttgtatttttagtagagatggggtttcatcatgttggtcaggctggtctcgaactcctgacctcaggttatccacctgcccggcctcccgaagtgctggactcgccctgaattcttcattgcacgagatccaagaaccctctcttggggtctggattgggacccctttcctttaacactgggattataggcgtaagccaccatgttcagccacctttgaggcaggaaaatagggtctggaggcagggaacatataAGGCCGATTCACACTTCAGTTATGACGGGAAATATCCTCTCCTTAGGGTGTACACcctaaatgactttgtaactttacttcatcctcttcatttacatatggCATATCCCAAATAACCAATGGAATCCTCCAAAGGGTATTTAAACTCCAACAAATTCTGTAACTGGGCCCTTGAGCACCTATGCTCAGCCGGCCCCAACactggagtgtactttcattttcaataaatcgttcattccttccttgcttttatgtttgtgcattttgtccaatcctttttttttttctttttctttttctttgagacagagtcttgctctgtctggagtgcagtggcgcaatctcggctcactgcaagctccgcctcccgggttcacgccgttctcctgcctctgcctcccgagtagctgggactaccggcgcctgccaccacgcccagctaattttttgtattttttttagtagagacagggtttcaccgtgttggccaggatggtcttaatctcctgacctcgtgatccgcccgcctcggcctcccaaagtgctgggattataggcgtgagccaccgcgcccagccgttttGTCCAATTATTTTAGATGCCAataacctggacaccctccaccggtGACACCttcacagttttgaggagtattcATGgggtattttgtaaaatgtttctcaattgggatttgtctgatgtttttctcatgattagactggaggcagctgggattacaggtgtgagccaccatgcccagtctccaAACCCTGtttacacaaaaattttaaaaaattagccaggcttggtggtgcgcgcctgtagtcccagctactagagagcctgaggtggatcacttgatcctgggagggggaggctgcagtgagcggagattgtgcctcgctggctgcactccagcccgggcgagagagccagaccttgtcttaaaaaaaaaaaaaaaaaagcctaatatggctgagtgcggtggcttacgcctgtaatcccagtactttgtgaggccgaggcgggcggatcacgaggtcaagagatctagaccatcctggccaacatggtgaaaccccgcctctactaaaaatacaaaaattagttgggtactcgggaggctgaggcaggagaatcgcttgaacccgggaggcgggtgttacagggagctgagatcgcgccactgcactcctgcctggcgacagagcgagactccgtctcaaaaataaataaataaaaatttaaaaagcctaatatacaaaataaagctagGAATCTTCCCTGAGTCCTCTTGCCTACGAAATGAAGTCCACAGACTTGGGGGAGCGTTCGAGCCCTTCTAAGCCCACTTCCTTTCTCCGGCCTCTCGCGCCCAGTTGACTCCCGGCAACACCTCCCGCCGCCACAAGGAGACGCCCGAGGACTTCCCTCCGTCAAAGCCAAAAACGGTATTGCCACGTGACCCGCTCCGCATACACGTGACCAGCTTCGCACCCGGTGGGCGTCACGTGACGGACTCAGTAGCCCGCCACTCGCTGTGCACGTTATGGGGTTTCCACCTAGGGCTCGGCCTGAGGCTTGTAACACTCCGTTTTTCCCCGAGTCACAGGGGCAGTCTGGCCCCTCGCAGCTGGGTCGCGGTGTCTCTCAAAGGTCCCCCTCTACAGGGGCTTCGTGAGGCCCGGGCCCACAGGGGGTTCGGTCCCGGAAGTGACGTCTCCCAGAGGGGCCGGAAGTGGcagtggagggagggaagatggCGGAGGTGGTGAGTCCGGTGCCCGGGGCGGGGCGGAGGGAGCCAGGGGAGGTGGGTAGAGCCCGAGGCCCCCCAGTAGCCGACCCTGGCGTCGCGCTGTCTCCCCAGGGGGAGATAATCGAGGGCTGCCGCCTACCCGTGCTGCGGCGGAACCAGGACAACGAAGATGAGTGGCGTGAGTGACGTTGGGGGGCGGGGCTAAGGAACCTGAGGGCGAGGGGCGGGAGGGAGTCAACTGAAATCCCGGGATGGGGAGGGGCCTCTGGAATTATGGGGCCGGCGAGGCGCAGATACTTTGATGAAGAGGCGTGGCTCTTAGCTGCTCCGAGAGGTACAGGGCGGGGCCTGGAAAGGGGTGGCACTTGTGACTGAAGGAGGCTTAGGAGAGACCTAAGTGCTGGAGCTTAAGGATCCGGCCTGGGGGTGGAGTTCAGGTCGTGGAAGGGTGTAGTCTCATAGCCTGGCCCGTCTAAGGCCCCTGTCTATGCTATTCTCATAGCCCTGGCCGAGATCCTGAGCGTGAAGGACATCAGTGGCCGGAAGCTTTTCTACGTCCATTACATTGACTGTGAGTTCTGGGCCTGAGGTGGGGCATCAGGGTAGGGTTGGGGGACAGTCTTTGGCATTCTGTCCTGAGCCATCCCCACTGCTACAGTCAACAAACGTCTGGATGAATGGGTGACACACGAGCGGCTGGACCTAAAGAAGATCCAGTTCCCCAAGAAAGAGGCCAAGACCCCCACCAAGAACGGACTTCCTGGGTCCCGTCCCGGCTCTCCAGAGAGAGAGGTGGTGAGTAGGTCCCCCACTTCACcttttctctcctgcctcctATTTCTCGTCTGTTGGCATTAGGGGCTCCTGGATGGGCAGGAGGCGGCTCCCTCTCAACCTGACTTCATCTTGCAAAGGATGGGGGCCAAATTGCACATGTAGCTCCCAGAGTCCAGTAGCTAGTCCTGTGTCCTTCAGAAGGCGAGGGTGGGGTTTGATAATTTTGAGGTGAGGgactcctcttccccttccccatcccacTGCCATCCCCGCCCCAGAGGAAGACCCTGGACCTATCTCTACAGCCGGCCTCGGCCCAGGCCAGCGGGAAGACCTTGCCAATCCCGGTCCAGATCACACTCCGCTTCAACCTGCCCAAGGAGCGGGAGGCCATTCCCGGTGGCGAGCCTGACCAGCCGCTCTCCTCCAGCTCCTGCCTGCAGCCCAACCACCGCTCAACGGTACCCTCAGCAATTCCAGGGACCTTGCTTTCTTCTCAGGTCCCACCTTCTCTACCTTCTGACCCACCTTTGTTGGTTTCTCTCTGCAGAAACGGAAGGTGGAGGTGGTTTCACCAGCAACTCCAGTGCCCAGCGAGACAGCCCCGGCCTCGGTTTTTCCCCAGGTGAGTTCCCCAAACCATCTCTTGTTCCCTTCCTCTTTTTTACCCTCTGGTGGCTTCTTTCAAGCTCATTTCACAGCCATCCCTTCTTTTCCTACTATCTCGGCAGAATGGAGCAGCCCGTAGGGCAGTGGCAGCCCAGCCAGGACGGAAGCGAAAATCGAATTGTTTGGGCACTGATGAGGTGGGTCTGGGGAGCAGCAGAAGGGAACTGGGTGAAAAGGAAGGGATGCAGGCAGGGCGGAGAGTTATTTAGTGatgagtttaaaaataaagaaggggTGGTGGGCAGAGCTAGTGTTGGTGGGATTAGGAGACAGGCAGAACATGGTTCAAATGAGTCATtggggccgggcgccatggctcatacctgtaatcccagcactttgggagtccaaccaaggccggcggatcacctgaggtcaggagtttgagaccagcctggccaacatggtgaaaccttgtttctactagaaatacaaaaattagccaggcgtggtggcgggcgcctgtaatcccagctcggaaagctgaggcaggagaactgcttgaaccccggaggtggaggttgcagtgagccaagatcgcgccactgccctccaacctgggcgacagactgagactccatctcaaaaatgggGTCGTTGGGTGATCTTTTCCACATCGTCGATCCCTTAGGGTTTCAGGTTTTTTATCTGGAAATTGGGGATCATGGTACCTCCCCCATAGGGTTGCTGTTAGGCTTGAAGGAAACCTGTCAAAGGGCTGTGAGCTGTGGTGTCCTGCTGAGCTGTCTCTTACAACCTGGTATTTTCCACTGGCCCTGGGCAGGACTCCCAGGACAGCTCTGATGGAATACCGTCAGCACCACGCATGACTGGCAGCCTGGTGTCTGATCGAAGCCACGACGACATCGTCACCCGGATGAAGAACATTGAGTGCATTGAGCTGGGCCGGCACCGCCTCAAGCCGTGGTACTTCTCCCCGTACCCACAGGAACTCACCACATTGCCTGTCCTCTACCTGTGCGAGTTCTGCCTCAAGTACGGCCGTAGTCTCAAGTGTCTTCAGCGTCATTTGGTATGAGGGGTCCAGGGAGGCTGCCTTCCCAGCACCCTCCACGTTGCCCTTGTTCCTGATCCTCCTCTCTTCCCCAGACCAAGTGCGACCTACGACATCCTCCAGGCAATGAGATTTACCGCAAGGGTACCATCTCCTTCTTTGAGATTGATGGACGTAAGAACAAGGTTAGTGCTTGAGAGGCAGTGAGGCGCTGGGGTGAATCAAATGACAGCTTCTTCTTGCTCAGGTAAACACTGACCAGTCAAGCCAGCAGATCAGTCCAGCCCATTTTTATTGAGTTCCTGCTGTCTGGCAGGTGCTGGTAGCCAGGAATGAGACAGTCTCTGTTCTCTGACAGCTTAGTCCATGGGAGAGACAGTCATACCAATGACCTCTAGCTCCCAGTGTCCTAAGTGTCATGAAACAGAGGGTAGGTTAGCAGGACCCAAAAGAGGTGGTCAGCAGAGCTTCATAGAGGGTTACCTTTCAGCCTTGGTGGATGACAAAGTGGCTGAGGGGATTTCTCGCAGTGGTGTTCTGAGGAGTAGGCATGGATGCACAAAGATGGTCTTTGTGAAAGGCAGAGATCATTCTGGCTGGGAGGCAGAAAAGGGAGGATGAGGGAAGGCTCTTACACAGGACAGAGCTTAGGTGATGAAGATGCTGTGTTAACCACCATTCTGTAATTATTAATGTGGACCTCGGCATCCAAGTGGCAGTACCCAGCAGCAGGCGGTTAAAAAGCAAttcctgggctgggcgcggtggctcacacctgtaatcccagcactttgggaggctgaggcgggcggatcacaaggtcaggagatggagaccatcctggctaacacggtgaaaccctgtctctactaaaaagtacaaaaaattagccgggcgtggtggcgggtgcctgtagtcccagctactcgggaggctgaggcaggagaatggcgtgaacccaggaggcagagtttgcagtgagccgagattgcaccactgcattccagcctgggagacaacaagacttcgtctaaaaaaataataataaaataaaaagcaatttctggctgggcacagtggctcatacctgtaaccccagcactttgggaggccaaggtgggccaatcacttgagcccagaatttcgagaccagcctgggcaacatggagaaacccccaggtactcgggaggctgagttgggagaatcacctgagcctgggaagtcaaggctgcagtgacccatgattgcatgattgcaccactgcactccagcctgggtgacaggagtgagaccctgtgtcaaaaaaaactCACAATGTCTGAAATGCAGGAGAAATCGTGTGCAGAAGTAAAGCAGCAGGATTCATAATTTTGCTGGGGTAACCCCTAAGGCAGTTATTTTGTTAAATTCCAGAATTCCTTAAGTCTGTTGTAGAGTAGCCGATCAGTTCCCAGGAGGTGTGACTGTGGATGTAGAATGTTAGGTTTTTTAACAGCTAGACTCCCAAGACTGTCAGGGAGTCAGTGGTCAGAGTCTCACTTTGGACACATTAGTTCGTTGGCTGctgttaaaaaacattaaaaggcAGTGGTCTCTCCTGGTCAGGCTTAGATGGAGGTGTGCGGAGCAAGGCGGGAAACTTGCCTGACTGAGCAGGGAGGCACTCAGATACCATCACACATCTGGCACACAGGCTTTTCAACACTGAGGAGCAGCCCTGCCTAAGCTGTGGGCTGGCGGAGTGGGTCAGGCCCAGCCAGGGAAGAACACTCATCACCTAGCAGCCTGGGGCATAGCACGAACAGTGAAGCTCCTGGTCGACCCTGAACCGCTGGCCAGGCTCAAAGCGGGATACCCAGAGTGGTGACAAACCTTTTCTCTTGCAGAGTTATTCCCAGAACCTGTGTCTTTTGGCCAAGTGTTTCCTTGACCATAAGACACTGTACTATGACACAGACCCTTTCCTCTTCTACGTCATGACGGAGTATGACTGTAAGGGCTTCCACATCGTGGGTTACTTCTCCAAGGTCAGTGCCTGCCCAAGCTGTCCCTGTGCCCTGTCCTGAGCCAGATCCCTTCCCTGACACTCACCTGCCACCCTTCTCCAGGAGAAAGAATCGACGGAGGACTACAATGTGGCCTGCATCCTAACCCTGCCTCCCTACCAGCGCCGGGGCTACGGCAAGCTGCTGATCGAGTTCAGTGAGTATGTGTGCTGCGGCCAGGGGGTAGTGGACCCACCATCAGTGCCTCACGGGCAGATGTGCCAGGCTACTgtgattctcaaccctggctgtgcAGCCCAGCCTCTAGGGGAGCCAGCCAGAAATAACAGTGGCACTTTACCGGGGTTCTCCCCATTCAGGCTGACTGCCCTGCTTATCTGGGGTAGGTTCTCAGCCCCCCGGTTTGCTCCTTGGCCAGGGTTCTAAGTGCCACTCAGCTTTCCCCAAATCTGACTTACATGCTCCTGCCTGGGGCCATGGGCAGAAGGTTAGTGAGCCGCTGGTGCTCATGTATGTGGTAACGTGTGCCATGATACAAGTCCTGGGGCAAGGACCAGTGGCTAATGTCCCCAGTTGTCCCCTGAGCCTTGCAGGCAGGTATCCAAAATGCTGTCAGCAGATAGACGTAAGCATGTTGTCCCTCTCTCCTTGTGTCCAGTGAGGTCAGTCTCTTAAAGCCAGAAGGGACTCTGACCTTCATCACACATGGGCTCTTCAGTGCCCTCCCCAACCCTGAGGCCCCTTCTTCCCAGCCTCTTACTCCCCATCACCCCCCATTCTGTCTATCTCACCACTCACTTGGAATAACCAAGCTCTGACCTGAGAAACAAGGAGGAAGTTCTAGCTGTTGGCCTGGTGAAGACACAGAGGCTTTACCTGATCAAGGTTATGGTCCATTCAAGAAATTTTATTGGTTAAATGATGCCCAGATGGGGTCACATCCTCAGAACTTCTCAGCCTGGTAGCACAAGTGGATGCTTGAAGAAACTCAGTCTTGGAGCTCAGACAGCAATGGAGACGGGATGTGAGTGGGACCAGCAAGGGGCTAAGGTCCATTATGAGGGTGAGGAAGGGCTTCTAGAAGTAACAAACATCCCAGGTCCCTGACTGGGGAGAATGAAGACACTGACCAAGAGATGTGAAGCCACTCAGGGCTGTGCAGGGTCTGAGGATCTCACTGGGGACGGCCTAACTGGGGACAGCCTCCCAGTGGCCAGCTATCAGCACGAGTTGGAGGGAAAGAGCCATGGTGGGGGTCAGTCACCGGGCTCCGAGGAATGGTCTCCCCGACTTAGGAAGCACCTTTGTTCACCTTTTCTCCTTGCATCCTCACAACCACCCAGTCAGGCCACTCAGGTCTTACAGCAGGTGACACTCCCAAGATCCCAGCTAGGAGGACTTTGAGAATTCAAGCATTCTCAGGTCTGGATTAGAGACAGGAATCTGTCTCCACTTCCTTACATGCCTAGACACAGAGCCCGGGATGGCAAAGGAAAATTGGAGGCCCCTTCTTCCCATGAGCCATTTTCTCTGCATCCCCTGCCCATAAGCCTTCACTGGCCTCTGATCACCCTCATGGTTGACTGCAGCTGCTCCTCTCAGTGCCCTCATGCCCTCCACTGTGCTCAGCACACGGGAAGAGTGAATACTCAGTTCTTcctgagggaactgaggcacagagaagtggaGGGCACAGAACTGCCAAGTGGCAGGGCCATGATAGGAACTAGGCAGCCTGCCTTGGCAACCtgtgtttttaaatgttgctTATGTTCATCTGTGACCTCTTACTCACCCTCTCCTGCTCCATTGCTTTAGGCTATGAACTCTCCAAAGTGGAAGGGAAAACAGGGACCCCTGAGAAGCCCCTCTCAGACCTTGGCCTCCTATCCTATCGAAGCTACTGGTCCCAGACCATCCTGGAGATCCTGATGGGGCTGAAGTCGGAGAGCGGGGAGAGGCCACAGATCACCATCAAGTGAGCCTGGCGCTGTCTACCTGGGGGTACATGGCATGGCTTGTCTGTTCCTGGGCTTTCTCACTCTCTCGGGGCTCCTGGGGACAGATAAAGGTCCTCAGGGAACCTGACCTGTGCTCTCCCACAGTGAGATTAGTGAAATCACCAGCATCAAGAAGGAGGATGTCATCTCCACTCTGCAGTACCTCAATCTCATCAACTACTACAAGgtagggaggcaggcaggggagaCAGGTGTGTGGGATGCAGAGTGCAGTCCCCTGTGGGCTGACCACCTGCTGAACCCATCTCCTCTGCCCAGGGCCAGTATATCCTCACACTGTCGGAGGACATCGTGGATGGCCATGAGCGGGCCATGCTCAAGCGGCTCCTGCGGATCGACTCCAAGTGTCTGCACTTCACTCCCAAGGACTGGAGCAAGAGGGGGAAGTGGTGACCAGACACTGCCCACTGCAGTGCCAAGACGGCAGCAGGACTGGGGCTGATAGCCCACCCCGCCCCCATTGCAGCTCCCACAAAGCACTCTAAGGGAGATGGGGCTGAGGACAGCTCAAAAAGGAGAGGACAGGCCTGGCAGGGGCCCACTGGTGCCCGGCACCAAGGCGAACTCCGGGCTCAGACCAACTCCAAGGTCAGCTGGCCACAGGCCCAGGCCTGCTCTGAAGCAGGGACCAGAGGGAGCCAGGCAGCTGTGTACAGTGAGAAGGGATCCGGATGGGGGAGCTCTGTACAGAGGGCTGGTGATTGtaaaaatttcttttgtaaagtagaagttgggggtggggtgggtgctggCTGCAaaaatttctggcttctcttacCCCTATTGCCCCGCGCAATAAATTGTTTCTATATGCCAGAGCCATGCAGAGTTCttgggggggggagggggaaagggcCCATGCTGGCTTAGGGGCTCTAAGGCGCCCAGACTCACAGGTGCTGTGAAGAGCTCCTTTATTGGGGTGATGGAATCGGTTCCAAAGAGCTGGTTTACTGCTGTGAAGGGATCGCAGCTTTGAATTTCAAGCTCTGGTTCTCAGTCCTCGGGCACCTGTGCGTGAATCTGCAACAGGAGTCGCCTCTACTGTTGGACTTGTAAGACAGGGCGGCAAGCTGGCCCCCATACCCGAGGAAGGACCCAGCTCTTCAGAATAACCGCTTCTAGACATGCTAGGAAGAGTGGTCAGGGAGCTACGCTTCCCACACACTACCCAGTAGAATCCTCCAGGCTCCGTCTGCGCAATTGTGCTCCCCAGGCCATCCACCCGGGGGCAAGACGGAACTCCTCGTCTACTCACCGCTGCCGCAAGGCTGGGCCAAGTTAAGGCCCCACGCACTTTGGCATCCGGGCCAGGGATGGTCTCCAGACCCCACAGGGTGAAGCGGCTGAAGCTGGCAGTGGCTCCAATGAAGCGGTCCTGGGGAAGGGGCCTGGCTCAGCATCGGGACTACAGCTCCCGCCCGCACCCCCTTTCAACCCTATCCCTTTGCTCACGAAGTCCCGCTCCAGCGGCTCCTCTTCTTGGTCGTCAGTCCCGGAATCCCCCAAGGGGTCTGGCTTCCCCATCGACACCACCTTCTCTTCCGTCACCATCACGTATCCAACGAGGCCAGGCGGCACCGCCACCTCTTCTCCCCGTAGACAGCGGCCCCGAAACGACACTTCGAGTCCTGCAGCGGAAGGCGCAAAGGGCCTCAGGCAGGACCCACGCTGGGTCGAGCCCGGAGCTGCCCTCCCGCCACCTCTGGACGGACCACGATCCCCAGGAGCCCAGGCGATGAGAAGCGCGCGGGCCGGCGCGGGGGCTGCCGGGAGCCGTAGTCCGGCCGCAGCGCTCACCCTCGGGGCCCTGGCGGATGGCGGGCGTGAAGAAGCGCCCCACCGGGGCGGGCCCGTCCACCGCAACCTCGCAGGGCAGCAGATGCAGTGTGGCGGGTACGGCGTCGCGCAATGTGGCGGAGCGCAAGTGGACGCGGTGCTTCTCGATGGCCGCTTCGTCGCCGCTCTCCATGCTCGCTCCTACGCGACGCCAGGGCTCGCGAGCTGACACTGAAGTTGGCGCGGAAAGCGCGCAGGGCCTCTCAGGAAGCCTCCGCGGGGCGTCACGGGAAGCCGCCGCGGAGCTTCACGGGAAGTGTAGTCCCCTTACCCCTAACGCTTTCCCTGGGTTCAACTCCTAGGGTTTTccagttgtgttttgtttttttccttccttccttccccgctcccctccttcctccctcccccctccccctctccctccccctccccccctccctgcctcccttccttccccccttcccttcccttccttcccttccttccctctttctttcttcttcttatttattattattattttttgacagagtctcgttttgtcgcccaggctggagtgccaggcacgatctcagctcactgcaacctccgcctcccgggttcaagcgattctcctgcctcagcctccggagtagctgggattacaggcgcacaccaccacgcccacctaatttttgtatttttagtagagacggggtttcgccatgttggccaggctggtctcgaactcctgacctcaggcgatccttcagcctcggccttccgaagtacttggattacaggcgtgagacaccgcgcccagccgggtttttttcttttattgtttttaatggcaCATGTCGTTGTAAAAATCTAAAACGATTCTGAAAAGTACTCTTTTTATATTGATTCGTAGGTAGGTtattcatttttagtttattagGGACATCAACCCTTTTCTTAAATGCATTGAAAATGTTTTATCTGTGGTCTGTCTTGCAAACCTGTGTAAAGGTGATTTTTGCTGGACAAggacttatttttgttgttgtttgtctggtcttttagacaaggtctcactcgcctaggctggagtgcagtggtttgattggctcactgcagcctcgacctcccaggcttaatccatcctccagcctcagcctcctgtgtagctggaaccacaggcctgcgccaccatgcagctaatttttgtatttttggtagaggcggagttttgccatgttgcccaggctg is a window of Gorilla gorilla gorilla isolate KB3781 chromosome 9, NHGRI_mGorGor1-v2.1_pri, whole genome shotgun sequence DNA encoding:
- the RNASEH2C gene encoding ribonuclease H2 subunit C isoform X1 yields the protein MESGDEAAIEKHRVHLRSATLRDAVPATLHLLPCEVAVDGPAPVGRFFTPAIRQGPEGLEVSFRGRCLRGEEVAVPPGLVGYVMVTEEKVVSMGKPDPLGDSGTDDQEEEPLERDFDRFIGATASFSRFTLWGLETIPGPDAKVRGALTWPSLAAAVSRRGVPSCPRVDGLGSTIAQTEPGGFYWVVCGKRSSLTTLPSMSRSGYSEELGPSSGMGASLPPCLTSPTVEATPVADSRTGARGLRTRA
- the RNASEH2C gene encoding ribonuclease H2 subunit C isoform X2 codes for the protein MESGDEAAIEKHRVHLRSATLRDAVPATLHLLPCEVAVDGPAPVGRFFTPAIRQGPEGLEVSFRGRCLRGEEVAVPPGLVGYVMVTEEKVVSMGKPDPLGDSGTDDQEEEPLERDFDRFIGATASFSRFTLWGLETIPGPDAKVRGALTWPSLAAAIHAQVPED